TGCATACACCCGCTGCAGATGGCCTCGTTCGGGGCCATGCGGGCGATGTCGACCCGCAACGAGGAGCCGGCGCGCGCGTCCCGGCCCTACGACAAGAACCGCGACGGCTTCGTGCTCGGCGAGGGCGCCGCCGTGATGATCCTCGAATCGGAGGAGCACGCCCGCGCCCGCGGCGCGGAGATCCACGGCATCGCGGCCGGCTGCGGCTACTCCGGCGACGCCTACGACATCGTGCTGCCCGACCCGTCCGGCTCCGGGCAGGCCAAGGCGATGCAGCGGGCCCTCAAGGACGCGGGCCTGGAGCCCGCCGACCTCGTCCACATCAACGCGCACGCCACCTCCACGCCCGCCGGCGACGTCGCGGAGCTCGCCTCCATCAAGGCGGGGCTCGGCGAGGAGGCCGCGCGCCAGGTGGTCATCACCGCGACCAAGTCGATGACCGGGCACCTGCTCGGCGGCGCCGGCGCGCTCGAATCGATCTTCACGGTCCTCGCGCTCAAGGAGGGCCGCGTCCCGTTCGTGGCCAACCTGGAGGACCTCGACGACGAGGTCGACCTCGACATCGCGCGCGACGAGCCCCGCAAGCTGCCGGACGGCCCGGCGGCGGCGCTCAACAACTCGTTCGGATTCGGCGGGCACAACGTGTCGGTCGCCTTCCAGCGCGCTCTCTGACCGTCTCGTCCGAACGGCCCGGCAGGCTTCCCGCCCGCCGGGCCGTTCGCGCGTGCGCGGGTTCCGCCGGCACCGGTCCGCCGCCGGCCGTGATCAGGGCCTACGGGACCCTGAGGGTGACGAGCGCGATGTCGTCGCGCGGCACGCCGTCCTGGAAACCGAGGACGCGGTCGACGATCCGGGCGGTGATGGCGCCCGCGTCGGAGGCCCGCGCGTCGGACAGCAGGCCGGCGAGCCGGTCCTCGCCGAAGAACTCCCGGTCGCGGCGCGCCTCGCTGACGCCGTCGGTGAAGAACAGCACGGCGTCGCCGGACCGCAGCTCAACGGTCTCGTCGGTCAGCACCACGTCGTCGAGCACGCCGAGCAGGTCGCCGGGGCGGCCGATGGGGCGGACCTCACCGGAGGAGGCGGCCAGGATCGGCGCGGGGTGGCCGCCGAGCGAGACCGTCAGGAGCGGCCCGCCGCCGGGGCCGCTCTCGATGCCCGCGTAGACGGCGGTACAGAACCGCTCCGCGTCGTGGCCCAGCAGAGACGAGTTCAGCTTCCGGAGGACGTCGGCGGGCGATTCGGCCTCCGTGGCGACGGCCCGCACCGTGTACCGCGCCAGGCTCGTCACCACCGCGGCCTCGACTCCCTTGCCGCACACGTCCCCCAGTACCAGCCCCCATCGGCCGGGGGAGATCTCGAAGACGTCGTAGAAGTCCCCTCCGACCTCGTCGCCCGCCCCGGCCGGACGGTAGGCGTCGCCCACCTCCAGGCCGGGCACCGGCGGCAGCACGGGCGGGATGAAGCTGCGCTGCAGGGTCTCGGCGAGCCGCCGGGCGCGCGCCTCCGACTCACGCGCGCGCCGGCGGGCGTACAGGAGCTCCCGCTCGTACTCCCGGCGGTCGATGGCGCGGAAGACGCACACCCGGACGCCGGGGGCCCCGTCCGGCTCCTCCGGCCGCAGCGTCGAGTTGACCAGCACGGGCAGCCGCTCGCCGCCCGCGCACCTCAGGTCGACGGCGATCTCGCGGACCTCGCCCTGCATCGTGAGCAGCGGCCTGAAGTGCGTCTCGTAGTAGATGCGGTCCCCGACGGGGAGCAGCTCCTGGAAGCGCGTGCCGTCGAGCAGGTCTTCGGCGCGGTAGCCCGTCCAGTCGAGCAGCGTCTGGTTGACCTTGGTGATCGTCCCTGGAGGAGTCAGCGACAGGTAGCCGCAGGGGGCGTGCTCGTACAGGTCCCGCAGCCGGGCGAGCTCCTCATCCGTGCCGGACATCGGGGCCACTCGGGACCTTCCTCAGAAAGGCCTTGATCGCCGCGATCGTCTCCTCGGGCGCGCTCAGGTTGGGGCAGTGCCCGGTCGCGCGCAGCCGCACGAGCTCGCTTCCGGGGATGGCACCGTGCACGTAGTCCCCCACCGCCTCGGGAGCGATGATGTCCTCCGAGCACTGCAGAACCAGTGTCGGAACGTTCAGCACGGGCAGGTCGGCCCGGTTGTCGGACAGGAAGGTCACGCGCGCGAACTGGCGCATGATGTCGGGGTCGGTGCGGCAGAAGGAGTTGGTCAGCTCCCGGCCCAGCTCCGGCCGTTCCGGGTTCCCCATGATCAGCGGCCCCATCCGGCTGGACCAGCCGAGGAAGTTGCTCTCCAGCGACTCCAGGAGCTCGGTGATGTCGGCGCCGGTGAACCCGCCGACGTAGTCCCCGTCGTCGACGTAGCGGGGAGAGGGGCCGACCAGCACGAGGCGGGCGAAGCGGTCCGGCTCCCGGTTGGCCGCCAGCACCCCGATCATCGCGCTGACGGAGTGCCCGACGAAGATCACGTCCCGCAGGTCCAGCTCGTGGACGATGTCCAGCACGTCGTCGGCGTAGGCGTCCAGGGTGCCGTACCGGTCGGCCGAGTAGGCCGACACGTCCGAGTTCCCCAACCCGACGTGGTCGAAGAGGACGACCCGGTGGTCGGCCTCGAAGGCCGGCGCGGTGAGCCGCCACATCGTCTGGTCGCAGCCGAACCCGTGCGCGAAGAGCATGGGCTGCGCGGACCGTCGGCCCAGGTCCTGCACGTTGTTGCGGCTCAAAGCGGACATCTACTCAACGTGCCCCGGGCTCCCGTTTCCACACCTCACGGGCGCCCGGCGGCGGGCGGGACCGCCTCCCGGTGACGGGGACCGTACGGGTCGCGGGACGGGTACGCGCTCCGCGCGGGCGGCGCCGGCCGCGCCGCGGTCCGTCAGACGGCGGCGTGCAGCCAGCGGACGGGGGCGCCGTCGCCGGCCCTGCGGAAGGGCTCCAGCTCGTTGTCCCACGGCGTGCCGAGCAGCCGGTCGAGCTCCTGCTCCAGCGTCGCCTTGCCGACGGCGGCGTTCGCCATCACCGCGCGGAGCCGGTCCTCGGGGACCATGATGTCGCCGCTGGCGCCGATGACCCCGGTGAACACCCCGAGGGTCGGGGTGAAGCTGAAGCGGACGCCGTCGGTGCCGGGCGTCGGATCCTCGGTGGCCTCGAACCGCACCAGTTTCCAGTTGCGCAGCGCGGAGGTGATGCCCGCGGCGGTACCGGGCCTGCCCTCCCAATGCAGCTCGGCGCGCAGGGTTCCGGGCGCGGCCGGCTGATCTGCCCACTCAAGGGAAACGGGCACCCCGAGAACACCTGCGGCGGCCCACTCGATGTGCGGGCTCAGCGCAGGTGGCGCGGAGTGGACGTAAAAAACGCCACGTGCGGTCACCGGACCTCCTGGATCTGTACCGAGGCTCGTCTTCCCCTACGGCCTCGTACGTCCCAAGTCGGCGTCCGCGTCCCTCATTGTGCATCATCGGCCGGAGTCGCACCACCGCGAGTTCGCAGTTTGTTGAACGCTTGAACACAGGATGCACATCGTTCACCCGGCACCTCCGTCAAGATCCACTATTGCGAAGGGGACGGAGGTGTGCGTCCCCGCCGGAGTGAGTCTCGTCACGGATGCCACCATCGGCCACGTTCCGCATGTTCGCTGCCACGCAGCGTCATCATTCCGGCACGATGAGCGGAAACGGTCGGTCCGGCGGAGGCGAGGCTCGATGTTCGATCAACAGGCGCGGTTGGACCGGGTGCTGGCCCGGCACGCGGACGCGGTCGTGGTGGAACCGCTGCCGGGGCGGCCGGCGCTGATCCGCCGGGACGAGATCCTGGTCGCCGGGCGGGACGCCGGCGCGGCCGAGTCGCTGGTCCGGCGCTGGTACGACTCGCGCCACGACGAGGGCGGCGTCACGCGGCTGCGCCTGCGCGCCCCCGCGAAGGTCGACGTGTGCGAGCTGGCGGCCGTCCTCGGCAACGCCGACCGGCGGCACCGGAGGCTGAGCGCCGCGCCGAACCACCTCGTCCTCGGCCAGCCGATGTGGTGGAGCGGGCCCGCGGACCTGCCCCGGCCGGCTCCACCCGTGCCCGCGCCGCGGCGCGGGCCGGTCCGGCGGGACGTGACGGTCGCGGTCCTGGACACCGGCCTGTCGCCGCACCCCTGGTACGAGGGCGAGGAGTGGTACCGCGAGCAGCGCGACGAGGTGGCCGAGACCCTGGACGCCGATCTGGACTTCGCGCTGGACGCGCAGGCGGGGCACGGCACGTTCATCGCGGGCGTCGTGCTGTCGCAGGCGCCGTCCGCCGACCTGCGGGCCCGCCGCGTGCTCGACGGCCACGGGATCGGCGACGAGCTGGACGTGATCCGGGCGCTGGAGTGGCTCGCCGCCTGGGGCCGCGCCGACATCGTCAACATCTCGCTCGGCTGCCACACCTACGACGACCGGCCCTCGCCGGTGCTCTCCCAGGCGATCGCCGCGCTCGGCCGCCGCACGGTCGTCGTGGCGTGCGCGGGGAACGCGGCCACGGACCGCCCGTTCTGGCCCGCCGCGATGAAGCCGGTCATCGGCGTCGCCGCCCTGGACGGCGACGACCGGGCCTGGTTCTCCAACCACGGATGGTGGGTGGACGCGTGCGCGCAGGGCGTCGGCGTGGCCAGTTCCTTCGTCCGGTTCGACGGCCCCCGGCCCGCGGCGGGCGGCTCCGACCCCGACCGGTTCGACGGCTACGCGACATGGAGCGGGACGTCGTTCGCGACGCCGGTCGTGGCGGGACGGATCGCCGCCCTCGCCGCGCAGGAGGGCATCGAGGCGGCCGCGGCGGCCGACCGCGTGCTCGATCCCGCGCTGCACCCGGTACTTCCGGGCCTCGGCACCCAAGTGCACACCGTGTCATCGATCGATGCCATAGGGTGAAGGGGGAGCGGGGGGCCTCGGGAGGAGACTTCGGTGGCCCGTAGGGACGATACGGACGAGCTGGTGGTCCGGGCACGCGACGGCGACGGTGACGCGTGGGCCCGGCTGGTCGAGCGGCACAGCGGGCTGCTGTGGTCGATCGCCCGCTCGTACGGTTTGAACGACGCCGACGCGGGCGACGCGGTGCAGACCACGTGGCTGCGGCTGGTGGAGCGGATCGACGAGCTCCGCGAGCCCGCCGCGGCCGCATGCTGGCTGGCCACGACGGCGCGCCACGAGAGCTTACGGCTGGCGCGCCGGCGCGGCCGCGCGCTGCCGACCGTGCCAGCGCCGCGCGAGCCGGAGCCCGACCCCGCGCGGGTCGTCGCGGCGCGCGAGCGGCTCGGCATGGTCGGAGCGGCGCTGGAGCGGCTGCCGCTGCGCTGCCGGACGCTGCTGCGGCTGTTCGCGCTCGCGCCGAGCCACGCCGAGCTGGCCGCCGCCCTCGGGATCCCCGTCGGCAGCGTCGGCCCGACGCGGGCGCGCTGCCTGGAGTCGCTGCGGAGGCTCGTCCCGTGAACGACGACGAGCTGATGGCGGGGGTCCGCGCGACGTTCCAGATCCTCGACCCGGTGCCGGCGGCGGTCCTCGCGGCGGCCCGCGCGTCGATCGCGTGGCGGGCGCCGGCCGCGCGGCTGGCGGAGCTGGAGCACGACCGGGGCGGCCGCGCGGCCGGGGTGCGCGGCGGCCGGGCCCGGACGCTGACCTTCACCTGCCCGGACGCGACGGTCGAGATCGAGGTGTCGCCGGACGGGCGGTTCCGGGAGATCCACGGGCGGCTCGTCCCGTCCGCGGCGGCGCTCGTGGAGGTCCGGCACCGCGACCTGCCGCCCGGCGGGATCACGGCGCGCACGGAGCCGGCGGGGATGTTCTGGCTGCCGCGCGTGCCGGCCGGGCTGGTGAGCCTGATCCTGCGGCTGGACGACGGCACGTCGGTCGTCACGAGCTGGATCCGGCTGTGACCGGGCGGGACGAGCGCGTCCTGCTGCGGATGGCGGCGACCGACCCCGCGACCGCCCTCACGCGGGCGCTCGCGCTGCTGGAGGACGGCGGCGGGATCCTGCCGCTGCGCGTGGCCGGCCTGGCGGCCAAGGAGCTGGGCAGGCTGGACGAAGGCCTCGCCTTCCTCCGGCGCGCCCTGGAACTCGCCTCCGGGAGCGACGCGTACGCGGCGGCGCAGGTGCGGATGAACCTCGTCGGGCTGCTCACGGCGCGCGGTGACGTCACCGAGGCGCTCGCCCACGCGCGGCGGGCGGAGGCCGTCCTGCACGGGCCCGACGCCGACCGCCTGGCCGCGAACAAGGCGGGCGCCCTGGCACGGGCCGGACGTCTGGACGAGGCGCACGAAGTCGCCGTGCGGGCCCTGCCCCGGTTACGCGCCGGGCACGATCCCGCGGCGCTCAACGGCCTGCTCACCAACCTCGGCCTGGCGCGGGTCTTCCGCGGCGACTACGACGGCGCGGAGGAGGCGCTGACCGAGGCAGTCGCCGTCGGCGAGGCCGCCGGGTTACGCCACCAGACGGCCATGGCGAAGGGGAACCTGGCCTTCACGGTGTCGCGGCGCGGCGACGTCCCGCGCGCGCTCCGTCTCTTCGCGGAGGCCGAACAGGGCCTGACCGGGGAGCGCCTGGCGCAGTGCCGGTTCGACCAGGCGGAGACGCTCATCATGGCGGGTCTGCCAGGTGAGGCGCGCCCCGTCCTCACCGCCGCCCTGGACGCGGCCACGGCGAACGGTTACCGGTGTGACACGGCCGACGGCTACCTTCTCCTCGCCCACGCCGAGCTGGCCGACGGCAACGCGGAGGAGGCCACCGTGGCGGCGGAGCGGGCCCGCACGAGGTTCACCGAGCAGCAGCGCACCGGATGGGCGCTGCTGGCCGACCACGTGCTGCTCAAGGCCCGGTGGGCGTCCGGTGAGCGGTCCCCCGTCCTGCTGCGCTCGGCCACCGCCGCGGCGGAGCGGCTGGAAGGCGGCGGGTGGGCGGACGCCGCCGACGAGGCCCGTATCGTCGCCGCGCGCGTGGCGCTGTCGCTGGGCCGGCCGGCGGGCCATCTGCTGGCCTCCGTCCGGCGGACGAGCGGCCCGGCCTCGGGCAGGATCGCCGCCTGGCACGCGACGGCCCTCGAACACTCCTCCCGGGACGCCCGCAAGGGCGCGCTGGCGGCGGTCAGGGCCGGGCTGGAGGTGACCGAGGAGCACGCGGAGGCGCTGGACGCGCTCGACCTGCGCGCCCGCGCGGCGGGTCTCGCCGCGGAACTGGCGGAGCTCGGGCTCCGCCTGTCCGGGTCGGCGCGAGAGCTGCTCGCCGTGGAGGAGCGGCGGCGGGCGATCGCGCGGCCGGTCCGGGTCCGCCCGCCCAGGGACCCCGAGCGGGCCGCGGCGCTGACCGCGCTGCGGGCCCTCAGCGTCGACCGCACGGCCGACACCGCGCGCGGCGGGGCCGCGCCCGCGCCCCCGGCCGACACCGCCGCGCTGGAGGCGGACCTGACCGCGCTGGAGGGCAAGATCCGCGACCGGACGCGCCGCCGCCCGTCCGGCGCGTCCCCGGGCCGGCCCGCCGCGCCCGGCGCCGTCGCCGCCGCGCTCGGCGACCGCGCCCTCGTCGAGCTGATCGCGATCGGCGGCGAACTGCACGCCGTCACCGTCGCGCGCGGCCGCGTCCGCCGCCACCGCCTCGGCACGGGCGAGGCGGCACGGCGCGAGACCGGCCTGCTCCGCTTCGCCGCGTGCCGCCTCGCCGAGGACGGCGGGCCTCCGGCGCCGTCCTCGCTCACGGGCGCGGCCGAACGCCTCGACCGCCTCCTGTTCGCCGCGCTCCGCCCCTTCCTCGGCGACCGTGAGCTGGTCATCGCCCCGACGGGGGCACTGCACGGTCTGCCGTGGGCCGCGCTCCCGTCCCTGGCGGGGCGCCCGTTCACGGTCGTCCCGTCCGCCGGGGCCTGGCTCCACGCCCGCACGCGGGCCCCGTCCGGCGGGCACACCGTCCTTGTGGCGGGCCCCGATCTCCTGCACGCCGACCGCGAGATCGCCGCCCTGCGCCGCCTGCGCCCCGGCGCCGCCGTCCTGGACGGCCCGGACGCCCGCGCCGAACCCGTCCGCGACGCCCTGGAAGGGGCCGCCCTCGCCCACATCGCCGCCCACGGCGAGTTCCACCAGGGCAACGCCCTGTTCTCCCGGCTGCGCCTGGCCGACGGCCCCCTCATGGTCCACGACCTGGACGAGCTGGCCGATCCGCCGCACCTGATCGTCCTGTCCGCGTGCGACATCGGCCGCGGCGACGAGGGGGACGCCGTGCTCGGCATGGCCGGCGCCCTGCTGGCGCTCGGCACCGCCACCGTGATCGCCAGCGTCCTGCCCGTCCGGGACGACGCGACCCCGGCCTTCATGACCGCGTTCCACACCGCGCTGGCGGCCGGGCAGACCCCCTCGCGGGCGCTGGCCGCCACCGCCCGGACCCCTGCCACGACCGGTTTCCTGGCCATGGGCGCGGGCTGAAGGCGGGTCAGCCGTCGCCGGTGGCGACCGGGTTGCCGGGATCGGCCACCCAGTTCGACCAGGACCCGACATAGAGGGCGGCCGGGATGCCGGCGAGGTGGAGGGCGAGGATCTCGTGGGCGGCGGTGACGCCCGAGCCGCAGTAGGCGCCGACGTCGAGCGCGTCGGTCGCGCCGAGCTGCGCGAACCGCTCGCGCAGCAGGCCGGGTGGCAGGAAGCGGCCGTCGACGCCGACGTTGCCGGAGGTGGGAGCGTTCCGGGCGCCCGGGATGTGCCCGGCCACGGGGTCGACCGGCTCCTGCTCGCCGCGGTAGCGCTCGGCGGCGCGGGCGTCCAGCAGCACGCCCGCGCCGGCCAGCTCCGCGGCGCCCTCGGCGTCCAGGACGGGCAGGCGGCCCGGGTCGGCGACGAAGTCGCCCGGCTTGGCCTCGGGCTCGTCGGTGCTCACCGGGTGTCCGGCCTCGGTCCACGCGCGGTAGCCGCCGTCCAGGACGCGGACCTGTTCGTGCCCGAAGTAGCGCAGCGACCACCACACCCGGGCGGCGGCCGTGGAGTCGGCGTCGTCGTAGACCACGACCAGGCTGTCGGCCGAGACCCCGGCGCGGCGCATCGCCGCCTCGAAGTCGGCGGGACCCGGCAGGGGGTGGCGGCCGCCGGGCCCCGGAGGCCCGGCCACGTCGCGGTCGAGGTCGAGGAACACGGCGCCGGGCAGGTGCCCCCTGCGGTAGGACTCGATCCCCGGCGGACCCGCCAGATGCCATCGGACGTCCAGCAGGACCACGTTCGCCTGCCGTCGGAGCAGCCGGTCCAGCGCGGGCACTTCGATGAGAGGGTGCACATCGCCAGTTTGGCCGCCGTTGCCCCGATTAGGGAGGGGCGATTCCGGGTTCATCTCAACTCCGCGGGGTGGTCTCAGGGCCGGGACGCGGTGAGCAGCGGCACCAGTTGCTCGGCCGGGACGAGGGAGCCGTGCATGCCGACCATCGAGTCCAGCCACGGCTCCCGTTCGGACGCGACGATCGCGAGGTCGGCGTGCGGGACGGCGACCACGTCGCCGATCCGTTCGAGCATCCCGAGGCCGAGCGCGCCGAACCAGCCGTCCTCGACGGCGTGCTCGCGGCTGACGACCCACGCCCGGCCGCCCAGCGTCGCCGTCCAGGCGGCGAGCACGTCCGCGTGGGCGCCCGGCTCGCTGTAGACGTAGCGGGCGCGGGCGTCCCCGCCGAGAAGGGCGACGCCCTCCGCCAGCGCGGGGACGGCGTCGGCGTCGATCCGCTCGTCCGGGTCGACCATGCCGTGGTCGGCGGTGACGTACAGGGACGACCCGGGCGGCAGGACCTCCGCGATCCGCTGCGCGAGCAGGTCGACGAACCGCAGCTGGTGCCGCCAGTCGGCGGAGCCGACCCCGTACCGGTGGCCGGTCGCGTCGAGGTCGGCGTGGTACACGGTGACGTAGGCCCGGTCGCCGCGGCGCAGGGCCCGCTCGGCGCGGCCGACGAGCTGGCCGAGGCCGCCCGCCGACACGTAGCGGGCGCCGCGCGTCGTGGCGCGGCTGAGGCTGGACCCCCGGTACAGGGGACTCGCCACGTACGCGACCTCGACGCCGTCCGCGGCGGCCCGCCCGTAGACGGTCGGGACCGGCTGGAACGTCTCGGGGTCTACGGTTTCGTCCCGCCAGCGCAGGCAGTTCAGCAGCCGCCCGGTGCCGGGGATCGCGATCTGCACGCCGAGCAGGCCGTGCGCGCCGGGCGGGGCGCCGGTCGCCAGCGAGCCGAGGCTGCTGACGGTCGTCGCCGGGAACCCGGCCGTGATCGGGCCGCCGTCCATCGCGTTCAGGAAGGGCGCCTCGCCGGGATGGGCCCGCAGCTGCTCCCAGCCGAGACCGTCGACCAGCAGCACGCAGACGCGCGGCACGGCGGGCAGGCCCAGGACGTTCGGCGCGTCCGGGACGCCCAGCGCGGCCAGCGCGGAGGACGGCAGGTCGGACAGCGCGGCCTCGCCGTACCGCGGGACGGGCGGTTCGGGGAGGGCGGACCCCTCCCCGGGGCCGGACCCGTCGCGCCGCTCGGCGGCCGCCTCGCTCACCGCGCGGTCACGGCGGACAGTTCCTCGGCGAAGGCCAGCACCTGGCTCACGGCGTCCGCGCCGTCGGCGGCCTCGCTGACCCGCAGCGACAGGTCGTCGGCCGTGACGCTGCCGGTGTAGCCGTGGTCGGCCTCGCAGTTCTCGTCGCCGCACGTGGCGGGTTCCAGGTCGATGTGGGCGATGGCGCCCCAGCCGATGGTCAGCACCACCTCGGTGGGCGGCACGCCGGGCACGTAGGACGCCGGGTCGGGGACGACCCGGGTCACCGCGACCGACTGGACGCGTTCGAGCTTGACGGCCTCGGTGGTGGTGGACGCGTGCGGCCGCGTCATGCCCTCGCCGGGCGGGTGCTCGTCGGTGTGGCACACCAGCAGCCGGCTCGCCGACAGCACGAGCACGGTCACGTGCCGCCGCACCTCCATCGCGGGGTCGAAGGTCGCCTCGTGGTGGACGACGTAGGCGGTGACTCGCTCGTCCCCGACGGCCGACTCGACCGCGTCCGCGACCAGGGCCGGGTAGTAACCGCTGCGCTCGATCGCCGTGCGCAGACCACTGACGGTCGCTCGGGTTTCCCTCATGGCCCCATCCTGCCCTGTCCGGGGCCGGACGCGCACATGACCGCCGCGGCGCGCGGTCATATGTCGGTGTGCGGGGTAGAGGGGGGGCATGGACGAGCATCCACTGCCGACCCCGCCGCCGGTGCCGCCGCCCACGCCGGACCCGGCGCCTCCCCCGCAGCCCCCGGTGCCGCCCGAGCCGCCGCCCGGCCCCGCCCCGGGGCCCGCGCCGCGGCCGCCCGGGCCGATCCCGCCCGGTCCCTCGCCGGAGCCGGTGCCGCCCGGACCGCCGCCCGAGCCGTCCCCGCCCGCGCCGGGGCCCGAGCCGATCCCGCCGGGGCCCGCGCCCGACCCCGTCCCGCCGACGCCGGAGCCCAGCCCTCCCCCGCCCCCGGACTGACGCCGGGCACGCCGCGGCCCCGGGGCCGGTGTCCGGCCCCGGGCCCGCGGACCGGACTCACAGCCGGCGCGGCTCCAGTTCGGGTCGCGGCCCGAGGGGGCGCTCCAGCGTGAGCGTCACCGCCCGCACCGCGACCCCGGACGGGCCCACCATGACGGGGCTCAGCTCCAGCCGCCCCACCTCCGGAAGGTCGTAGCCGAGGCGCGACGCGCGCAGCAGCAGTTCCTCCAGGGCCCCGAGGTCCACCGGATCGGCGCCCCGGTGCCCCAGCAGCAGCGGCGCGGTGCGGATCGCGCGGATCATCTCCGCCGCCTCCGCGTCCGCCAGCGGCGACAGGCGGTACGCGCGGTCGTCCAGCAGCTCGGCGGTCTCGTCGGCGATCCCGAACGAGACCAGCGCCCCGAACGAGGGGTCCTCCCTGACGACGATGCGGGTCGCGACCCCGTCCGCCCCGCCGGCGAGCCGGATGCCGTAGCAGGCCAGCAGCTCCGCCGCCTGCTCCGGCGCGACGTCCACGGGACCGCCGTCGCCCAGCCACGCGGCGACCAGCTCCCGCGCCCTGCCGCGGTCCACGTCCTCGAACACCGGCATGCGGCCGGGGGGACGCCGCCGCCACCGCGCGTACCGGATCACGTACGCCAGCGCCCGGACGGCGTCCTCGGGCGCCGTGTAGGACGGCACGGACCCCTCCGCGGCCATCCCGTCCGGGCCGGTGACGCGCAGGTCGGCGGGCATGCCCTCGGTGCCGAGGTAGGTCGCCACGATCGGCTTCCTTCCCTCGGCGGCCAGCCGCAGGATCCGCTCGGGGACGCGGACGTCGTAGCCGCCGATCGTCGGGGGCGTGAACAGCGCCACGACCGCGTCGACCGTGTCGTCGTCCAGCGCGCCGGCGAGGGCGGCCTCGTAGTCGTCGGCGTCGGCGCGGGGGCCGAGGTCGATGCGCGGCCGGACCTGCAGCCCGAGCGCGACGGCCTCGTCCTGCGCCAGCAGGCCCAGCGAGTTGGAGTTGTCGATGATCGCGATGCGGTCGCCGGCCGGGAGGGGCTGGTAGGCCAGCACCTGCGCCACGTCGAACAGCTCCGCCAGGTCGTCCACCCGGATCACGCCGGCCTGCTCGAACAGCGCGCTGACCGCGTGGTCGGGCAGCGTGAGCGCCCGCGCCGCGTGCCCGATCGGGACGCCCTGCGTGCTGCGCCCGCTCTTCACCGCCACGATCGGCTTGCGGCGGCCGAGCCTGCGCGCCAGCCGCGCGAACTTGCGGGGGTTGCCCAGCGACTCCAGGTACAGCAGGACGGCCCTGGTCGCCGGGTCCTCCTCCCAGTACTGCATCAGGTCGTTGCCGGAGACGTCCGCCCGGTTCCCCGCCGAGACGAACGTGGACAGCCCGAGGCCGCGTGCGGCCGTCCGCTGCAGGATGGCGATGCCCAGCGCGCCGGACTGGGAGAAGAACCCCACCGGGCCCCGCCCCGGCATCGTCGGCGCCAGGGTCGCGTTCAGCCGCACGTCGGTGTCGGTGTTGGCGATGCCGAGGCAGTTGGGGCCGACGACCCGCATCCCGTAGGCGCGCGCGAGCCGCACCAGTTGCTCCTGGGCGGCCCGTCCCTCCTCTCCCACCTCGCCGAAGCCGGACGACACGACGACCAGCCCCCGCACGCCCTTGCCGGCGCACTCCTCCACCACCTCGTGGACGGCGTCGGCCCGCACGGCCACGACCGCGAGGTCCACGTCGTCCGGGATCTCCAGGACGGACGCGTACGCGCGAACCCCCGCCACGGCGACCGCCGTCGGGTGCACCGGGTAGACGGGGCCGCTGAAGTCACCGGCGAGCAGGTTCCGCAGGACGGTCTGGCCGACGCTGTGCTCGGCCCGGCTCGCTCCGATCACCGCCACCGACCGCGGGAACAGCAGCCGCTGGATCGAGCGCGCCTC
The sequence above is a segment of the Actinomadura coerulea genome. Coding sequences within it:
- a CDS encoding beta-ketoacyl-[acyl-carrier-protein] synthase family protein is translated as MSKSQTRVVVTGLGATTPLGGDMPSTWSALLAGESGIRKLDWEGVEDLPVQFAATLKVDPSEVMPKQNLRRLDRNQAIALIAAREAWASAGFAVPAGGKGQKGMDRPGVDGGFTVDGERLGVVLSSGIGGLHTALNSYDVFREKGWSRVSPFTVPMLMPNGASGHVGIEFGAMAGSHALVSACASSGEAVGYAIDMIRAGRADVVICGGTESCIHPLQMASFGAMRAMSTRNEEPARASRPYDKNRDGFVLGEGAAVMILESEEHARARGAEIHGIAAGCGYSGDAYDIVLPDPSGSGQAKAMQRALKDAGLEPADLVHINAHATSTPAGDVAELASIKAGLGEEAARQVVITATKSMTGHLLGGAGALESIFTVLALKEGRVPFVANLEDLDDEVDLDIARDEPRKLPDGPAAALNNSFGFGGHNVSVAFQRAL
- a CDS encoding SpoIIE family protein phosphatase; the encoded protein is MSGTDEELARLRDLYEHAPCGYLSLTPPGTITKVNQTLLDWTGYRAEDLLDGTRFQELLPVGDRIYYETHFRPLLTMQGEVREIAVDLRCAGGERLPVLVNSTLRPEEPDGAPGVRVCVFRAIDRREYERELLYARRRARESEARARRLAETLQRSFIPPVLPPVPGLEVGDAYRPAGAGDEVGGDFYDVFEISPGRWGLVLGDVCGKGVEAAVVTSLARYTVRAVATEAESPADVLRKLNSSLLGHDAERFCTAVYAGIESGPGGGPLLTVSLGGHPAPILAASSGEVRPIGRPGDLLGVLDDVVLTDETVELRSGDAVLFFTDGVSEARRDREFFGEDRLAGLLSDARASDAGAITARIVDRVLGFQDGVPRDDIALVTLRVP
- a CDS encoding alpha/beta fold hydrolase; the protein is MSALSRNNVQDLGRRSAQPMLFAHGFGCDQTMWRLTAPAFEADHRVVLFDHVGLGNSDVSAYSADRYGTLDAYADDVLDIVHELDLRDVIFVGHSVSAMIGVLAANREPDRFARLVLVGPSPRYVDDGDYVGGFTGADITELLESLESNFLGWSSRMGPLIMGNPERPELGRELTNSFCRTDPDIMRQFARVTFLSDNRADLPVLNVPTLVLQCSEDIIAPEAVGDYVHGAIPGSELVRLRATGHCPNLSAPEETIAAIKAFLRKVPSGPDVRHG
- a CDS encoding DUF3145 domain-containing protein; this encodes MTARGVFYVHSAPPALSPHIEWAAAGVLGVPVSLEWADQPAAPGTLRAELHWEGRPGTAAGITSALRNWKLVRFEATEDPTPGTDGVRFSFTPTLGVFTGVIGASGDIMVPEDRLRAVMANAAVGKATLEQELDRLLGTPWDNELEPFRRAGDGAPVRWLHAAV
- a CDS encoding S8 family peptidase, which gives rise to MFDQQARLDRVLARHADAVVVEPLPGRPALIRRDEILVAGRDAGAAESLVRRWYDSRHDEGGVTRLRLRAPAKVDVCELAAVLGNADRRHRRLSAAPNHLVLGQPMWWSGPADLPRPAPPVPAPRRGPVRRDVTVAVLDTGLSPHPWYEGEEWYREQRDEVAETLDADLDFALDAQAGHGTFIAGVVLSQAPSADLRARRVLDGHGIGDELDVIRALEWLAAWGRADIVNISLGCHTYDDRPSPVLSQAIAALGRRTVVVACAGNAATDRPFWPAAMKPVIGVAALDGDDRAWFSNHGWWVDACAQGVGVASSFVRFDGPRPAAGGSDPDRFDGYATWSGTSFATPVVAGRIAALAAQEGIEAAAAADRVLDPALHPVLPGLGTQVHTVSSIDAIG
- a CDS encoding RNA polymerase sigma factor; protein product: MARRDDTDELVVRARDGDGDAWARLVERHSGLLWSIARSYGLNDADAGDAVQTTWLRLVERIDELREPAAAACWLATTARHESLRLARRRGRALPTVPAPREPEPDPARVVAARERLGMVGAALERLPLRCRTLLRLFALAPSHAELAAALGIPVGSVGPTRARCLESLRRLVP